From a single Carassius auratus strain Wakin chromosome 38, ASM336829v1, whole genome shotgun sequence genomic region:
- the LOC113056632 gene encoding guanine nucleotide-binding protein G(I)/G(S)/G(O) subunit gamma-4: MKDGMANNSTASISQARKSVEQLKMEACMDRIKVSKAAADLMAYCDAHIREDPLIVPVPASENPFREKKFFCTIL, translated from the exons ATGAAGGACGGAATGGCTAATAACAGCACGGCCAGCATCTCTCAGGCCCGGAAATCTGTGGAGCAGCTGAAGATGGAGGCCTGCATGGACAGGATAAAG GTGTCCAAGGCCGCGGCGGACCTGATGGCGTACTGTGACGCTCATATACGAGAGGACCCGCTCATCGTGCCCGTCCCGGCCTCAGAGAACCCCTTCAGGGAGAAGAAGTTCTTCTGCACCATCCTCTGA